Genomic DNA from Shewanella woodyi ATCC 51908:
ATATTCGTTGCCTTAATATGGACAGTCGCCAGACTTGCTATTTTTATTCATATGACCACTTTTGATGATCAATGGAATGATTTTGGTGGTTGGCTTTTCGGCAGTATCTTTATCTACTTAGGTTTAGTCGGCTTCTTTCACGGCATGAAATACTTCCAATTACTTCAGAATAAACATGATGTCATGCTCAAAACAGAAGCTGAAATCAAAGAGGAACAGATTAAAACCATGCGGGCACAAACTGTGGCAAGAGATGCACAGATCAAGATGCTGCGTTACCAACTCAACCCACACTTCTTATGTAACACCTTAAATGCAATTAACTCGCTAATCGAGATTGAAGAACCTAAAAAAGCACAGAGAATGGCCATTCAGCTGAGTAAATTTCTACGTTACTCCTTAGATAATAATCCCAACACTAAGATCACGTTAGAGAATGAGTTAAATGCTCTTAACCTCTATTTAGAGATAGAAAAAACACGATTTTCTGAACGTCTCAAACTCGATTTTAATATCGATAAACAAGCTTTACAGGCAAGTATTCCAAGCTTATTACTGCAACCCATTATCGAAAACTCGATGAAACATGTTATCGCCAAAAATGAAAACGGCGGCACAATTCGTTTATCTGCCAACATCACTGATCATCAATTGGTACTGGTGTTAAGCGATACAGGCTCAACAAATATAGACAGTAAGATGCTAAAAAGCTCCAAAGGACGAGGAATTGGTTTGCGCAACATAGATGAACGACTTAAGATCCTCTATGGAAATGATTTTCTTTTTGAACTGAATATTATGGCTTCAGGTGCACTTAAAACAACGATTAAAATCCCCTATGAGCCTCTCAATAATTCATCTTAAAACTGTCAGTCAAAATGAGTTAAGAATATGATCAAGCTAAGAACATTGATAATTGATGATGAACCATTAGCCCTAAAATTATTAGGTTCAAAATTAAAAAATATTCCTGAAATTGAGATTGTTGCCCAGTGCAATAATGGCAGAGAAGCGATTGCGGCGACCATAGAGTTTGAACCCGATCTTATCTTTCTCGATATTCAGATGCCCGGAATTGATGGGTTTGGTGTGATAAAAAAGCTGCAAACAGAGATCTTACCCTTAGTCATCTTCACCACTGCATTTGAACAGTATGCGTTAGATGCCTTTGATGTGCATGCTGTCGATTATATTTTGAAACCGATTGATGATGAGCATATCCAAAGAGCCGTCTCCCGTGCAATACAGCGATTTGAAACCGGTGAAACACGCGAAAATAAGCCTAAGATAATCGGGGCAATTAATGAGATTAATTTAAGGGAAAGACGTGCTGACGCTCATGAAAATAACCAAACAGATAAACCTACTAGCTTAGATAATATTGAGCGTAAAATTGTCATAAAGGACAGAGATAACATCACCATTCTCAAACAATCTGAGATTGAATGGATAGATGCTGCTGGTGACTATGTGTGCATACACACAGATGCTGAAACCCATATCAAACGCAGTACATTGAAGAATCTACTTCAAGATTTAGACCCCTCGATTTTTAAACGAGTACACAGGTCGACCATAGTAAACCTGAACTATATCCAGAAAGTGATCCCCCATACCAAGGGCGAGTTTTTCCTAAAGCTCGGAGAGTATGATCAAGTCAAAGTGAGCCGAAATTATCGAGATGTGATTAAATCTTTCCTATCGGAAAGCTAAACATATAGTTTGGTATTAAGCTCTTGCTTAATGATTCCATAAGTTATGGCCAATTAATCACAACTTTTCTCTTAAAAAATAGAATAATAAAATCAGCATTATATCTCTTTTTATTTTTCCAACTCTTCAATCATTTTATTAGCGTAACGCTTAATTTTAGTTGATGAAGTCTGTGCGGAAATATCATTAAGAAAACCTATGTAGTCTGAATTCTTACTTCTACCTATAACCCTTATTAACCAAGCTACAGCATCGGTATTCTGATCACTTAGGCGCTTCAACTCTTCTTCAATTTTTTGGCTAATAACGTCCAAAGCATTAGGGTATATATAGTCACTCTTATAGTATTTCTTTGCATATTCCCTTAACTCTTTTGGATCTGTAGAACTCATCTCTTTCTTTAACCGCTGAAGATTACTTTCACCTCCGCCAACAACAGGAATGATCTCAATAACTGTAGCAATTTTAATAAAATCAGGCCCTCCATTAAAAACAAACTGAGCTATATCTTCATAGAAGAAAACAGTCTTATCTCGAGTCCTTTTGAAGAAATTACCTTCAATAACAGAAACCTTAGTAGGCTCTCCTAACCTCACTTTTACTAGTTCCGAAGATTCACCTAAATTGATATTTGAAAGTTCATCTACGTTGACACTCTCAGTAAATACAGGGTCATACACCTTACTTTTCACTACCAATTCAGGAGCTTTATCACTCTTTTCTCCCTCTTCAAGCTTAGAGATGACTTTTCCATGAATATCTTCAATCCAGACTGCCGAGTATGTTTCACTCAACTCGCCTTTGACAAAATAAAACTCATCTTTATTTGGGGTAAACTCTATCTCCCCTTCAATCGCGTAGTTTTCATCTGCGTTAAACATATACAAGATAGGTGCAGCACGAAAAACTTCACCTGCGACTTTTAATGTTAATTTGGCCTTGGGCACTTTACGACTATAACCAACAGCAACAAGTTTCGCTCCTTGCCCAGATGAGGCTCCATTTGTACTCCGTACGGCATTATACATTGGCTTACCATTCATCTCTTTTACATAAAAAAAGTGCGCGGATGAAAGTGTCTTATTAGAGTATGTGTCAGATATAGTAACCGCTTCACCTGTATAGCCTTTAGGTATTGATGATTCATAGCTCACACAGGCAGTCAGAAAATTAAATAAAACAAATAAAAATAGCGCTCTCATTACTTTCCCCTAAAAAACTTTTATTCACTCAACATCTCATTACTAGCAGATAACTTCAACATTTTTGCAACAAGCATGTTTTTTAACTGCAGGGGTAACAAGTAGCTATAGGGTAGAAAGTTCTAACTCAAACAAAAGCTAAATCAAAAATGTAAATCACCTTCATTCAAAGGCGACTGATTTTTGGGCAAATAAAGACTAATCAAGGCCGTTATGGCTAGCATCCCTGAGGAGATCCATAAACAAGCTTCGAGTCCTGCTACTTGATACACATAGCCTGATAATACTGTGCCGAGTAATCTTCCCATGGCATTAGCCATGTAGTAGAAACCGACATCGAGAGAAACACCGTCATCACTGGCGTAGTGAACAATCAAGAAACTATGTAGTGAAGAGTTAAGCGCAAATACAGCGCCGAAAATCATCAAGCCTATAAGTAAGCTCAGTTCAGGGCTGACATTAAACATCAAAGCAAGGGCAATCAATCCAGGGATGGCTGCGAGTGCACACACCCAAAACAGCGCCTCTTTGCCACCAGGGGGATGACCATCAGCTCTTGAGGTTAACTTAGGTGCTTGAGTCTGTACAAAACCGTAGGCGATAACCCACAGAGCTAGAAAACCACCGACGTAATAGTGATCCCAGCCAAATTGACTACCAAGGTAGAGCGGAAGAGCAACAACAAACCAGACATCACGAGCCGCAAATAGGAACAATCTCGCTGCAGATAAGATATTGATACTACGACTCTTAGAAAAGATCTCACTGAACTTAGGTTTACTCTTGGCTTTACCTAAATCTTTTTTAAGGCTAACAATACTCATTATCCAGATGATAGCTAACCCAGCAGCCATAATGGCGATCGCAGACTTAAAACCAAACAAGCTCAACAGAGCACCACCTAGGAAAAAACCCGCTCCTTTAAGTGCATTTTTAGAACCTGTTAATTTGGCTATCCAGCCATAGAGTTTCTGTGAACTTTCCTGCGCAGAGTCACTGTTGACCAACATCTTAATCGAGCTTTTAGCACTCATCTTATTAAGATCTTTAGCTATCCCCGACAGACCTTGAGCAGCCATAACCCAAACAAGCGTTAACATGCTATTGGGTACCAGTAACATGCAGAGGGCTACAACCTGCAAGCCTAGCCCTATGTTCATAGTGCGATTTAAACCAAGTCGAGCCCCAAGGTAACCACCCACTAAGTTTGTCACCACACCGAAGATCTCATAGAAGAGAAACAGCATGGCGATAGCCAGCGGTGTATAGCCTAGCTGGTGAAAATGAAGCACCACCAACATGCGCAAGGCACCATCTGTCAGGGTAAATCCCCAATAGTTTCCCGTCACAATCAGGTACTGCTTCACCTGCTCCGGCAAGGCTTTGAGCTTAGTTAACATTTCATTCCCTAGTTTCGAGTTTCGAGTTTCGAGTTTCGAGTTTCGAGTTTCGAGTTTCGAGTTTCGAGTAGAAAGTGACCCACACACGATAACAAAACAAAGCTATTTTTGCTTTAACTCGTAACTCGCCACTTTCTTAACTTTGTCTTTAACTCGAAGCCTTGTCTAAACGCCCAACCATTCTAGCAAGCTCGGCTGTTCGGTTGACTTATATCGGCACACTCGTTGTCATACCAGACATTGCTGTTAAGCCTTGTCTAAACGCCCCACCATTCTGGCCAACTCGGCTGTTCGGTTTGCGTACCCCCACTCGTTGTCATACCAGACATAGAGCTTAACCTGTGTGCCGTTTACCACCATGGTCGATGGAGCGTCGATAATACTTGAGCGTGGATCTGTCTTATAATCCACCGATACTAGAGGGCGCTCTTCATAGCCTAAGATATCTTTTAGCTCGCCTTCTGCCGCCTCTTTCAGTAAAGCATTCACCTCAGCTTCTGTGGTCACTTTTTCAAGTTCAAACACACAATCTGTAATAGAGGCATTAGCCAAAGGGATGCGCACAGCGTGGCCATTGAGCTTTCCCTTAAGTTCAGGGAAGATATGGGTGATCGCGGTTGCCGAACCAGTCGTTGTCGGAATAAGGCTAAGTCCGCACGCACGGGCACGACGCAGATCTTTATGGGGAGCATCCAATATGGTTTGCGTATTCGTGATGTCATGAATTGTGGTCATTGAGCCATGCTTAATACCGATCTTTTCATGCAGCACTTTCACAACTGGCGCCAAACAGTTAGTGGTGCAGGAAGCTGCTGTAACAATTGGATGTAGCGCCTTATCGTAATATTGATGATTCACCCCCATCACAATATTCAATACCCCCTTCTCCTTAACAGGAGCAGTTACTACAACACGCTTAACTCCTTGTTCAAGATAGGCTTGCAATAACGCTTTGGTTTTCATCACACCAGAGGCTTCGATAACCAGATCGCAGCCAGACCAATCAGTATCTGCAATCGCCTTATTGGCTGTGGTGGCAATGCGCTTGTCACCGATAACAATATCACTGCCATCGTTAACCGCTTCATGCTGCCAGCGACCATGGACCGAGTCGAATGTCAGTAGGTGCGCTAACGTTTTTGCATCACCAGCGGGATCATTAATCTGTACAAATTCAACATCATCCCAATCCCAT
This window encodes:
- a CDS encoding sensor histidine kinase; this encodes MMIGKLNTSSLMSNKNAQLWLLVLGYWCFVSVISLFTLTLWYGAISWLHIGHTIIQSALGFILSFPLYFAVMAIWEQSLFMRVLKSILLTIFVALIWTVARLAIFIHMTTFDDQWNDFGGWLFGSIFIYLGLVGFFHGMKYFQLLQNKHDVMLKTEAEIKEEQIKTMRAQTVARDAQIKMLRYQLNPHFLCNTLNAINSLIEIEEPKKAQRMAIQLSKFLRYSLDNNPNTKITLENELNALNLYLEIEKTRFSERLKLDFNIDKQALQASIPSLLLQPIIENSMKHVIAKNENGGTIRLSANITDHQLVLVLSDTGSTNIDSKMLKSSKGRGIGLRNIDERLKILYGNDFLFELNIMASGALKTTIKIPYEPLNNSS
- a CDS encoding LytR/AlgR family response regulator transcription factor, encoding MIKLRTLIIDDEPLALKLLGSKLKNIPEIEIVAQCNNGREAIAATIEFEPDLIFLDIQMPGIDGFGVIKKLQTEILPLVIFTTAFEQYALDAFDVHAVDYILKPIDDEHIQRAVSRAIQRFETGETRENKPKIIGAINEINLRERRADAHENNQTDKPTSLDNIERKIVIKDRDNITILKQSEIEWIDAAGDYVCIHTDAETHIKRSTLKNLLQDLDPSIFKRVHRSTIVNLNYIQKVIPHTKGEFFLKLGEYDQVKVSRNYRDVIKSFLSES
- the arsJ gene encoding organoarsenical effux MFS transporter ArsJ, with protein sequence MLTKLKALPEQVKQYLIVTGNYWGFTLTDGALRMLVVLHFHQLGYTPLAIAMLFLFYEIFGVVTNLVGGYLGARLGLNRTMNIGLGLQVVALCMLLVPNSMLTLVWVMAAQGLSGIAKDLNKMSAKSSIKMLVNSDSAQESSQKLYGWIAKLTGSKNALKGAGFFLGGALLSLFGFKSAIAIMAAGLAIIWIMSIVSLKKDLGKAKSKPKFSEIFSKSRSINILSAARLFLFAARDVWFVVALPLYLGSQFGWDHYYVGGFLALWVIAYGFVQTQAPKLTSRADGHPPGGKEALFWVCALAAIPGLIALALMFNVSPELSLLIGLMIFGAVFALNSSLHSFLIVHYASDDGVSLDVGFYYMANAMGRLLGTVLSGYVYQVAGLEACLWISSGMLAITALISLYLPKNQSPLNEGDLHF
- a CDS encoding ArsJ-associated glyceraldehyde-3-phosphate dehydrogenase; amino-acid sequence: MSIKIGINGFGRMGRLALRAAWDWDDVEFVQINDPAGDAKTLAHLLTFDSVHGRWQHEAVNDGSDIVIGDKRIATTANKAIADTDWSGCDLVIEASGVMKTKALLQAYLEQGVKRVVVTAPVKEKGVLNIVMGVNHQYYDKALHPIVTAASCTTNCLAPVVKVLHEKIGIKHGSMTTIHDITNTQTILDAPHKDLRRARACGLSLIPTTTGSATAITHIFPELKGKLNGHAVRIPLANASITDCVFELEKVTTEAEVNALLKEAAEGELKDILGYEERPLVSVDYKTDPRSSIIDAPSTMVVNGTQVKLYVWYDNEWGYANRTAELARMVGRLDKA